Proteins co-encoded in one Paracrocinitomix mangrovi genomic window:
- a CDS encoding pyridoxal-phosphate dependent enzyme, with translation MTKSSYLALHEKIKPYIHWTPVLTSGLVNDVANCQLFLKCENFQKMGAFKMRGAANAILQLSDSEKAKGVVTHSSGNFAQALSLAAKAQGVKAYIVMPTSAPKVKVEAVKGYGGEVIMCPPTLKDREEAANKIQKEKGATFIHPSNDDDVIHGQGTATIELLNDHPDLDAIITPVGGGGLLAGTALAASIFAPNCKVYAGEPENVNDAYRSFLSGEIEDNEASNTVADGLKTQLGDRNFPLIKEHVESIITVSEDEIIEAMKLIWSRMKIVIEPSSAVAVAAVIKRKDLFKNQKVGVIVSGGNVDFDNLPF, from the coding sequence ATGACCAAATCATCTTATCTAGCATTACACGAAAAAATCAAACCTTATATTCATTGGACTCCTGTATTGACTTCGGGTTTAGTGAATGATGTTGCTAATTGCCAACTGTTTTTGAAGTGCGAAAACTTTCAAAAAATGGGTGCCTTTAAAATGAGAGGTGCGGCCAATGCAATTTTACAATTATCTGATAGTGAGAAAGCGAAAGGTGTTGTTACACATTCATCCGGAAATTTTGCGCAAGCTCTTTCTTTGGCAGCAAAGGCTCAAGGAGTGAAGGCCTATATTGTTATGCCCACTTCCGCCCCTAAAGTAAAAGTTGAAGCTGTAAAAGGATATGGTGGAGAAGTGATAATGTGTCCGCCTACGCTTAAAGACAGAGAAGAAGCGGCAAATAAAATTCAAAAAGAGAAAGGAGCAACTTTTATACATCCTTCAAATGATGATGACGTAATTCATGGACAAGGAACTGCAACAATTGAATTATTGAATGATCACCCGGATTTGGATGCTATAATAACTCCTGTTGGTGGCGGCGGATTGTTAGCTGGAACCGCTTTGGCAGCCTCTATATTTGCTCCAAATTGTAAAGTTTATGCTGGAGAACCGGAGAATGTAAATGATGCTTATCGCTCATTTTTATCAGGAGAAATTGAAGACAATGAAGCCAGTAATACAGTTGCAGATGGATTAAAAACCCAATTAGGTGATCGAAACTTTCCATTAATTAAGGAACATGTTGAATCAATTATTACGGTTAGTGAAGATGAGATTATAGAAGCAATGAAACTCATTTGGTCACGGATGAAAATTGTAATAGAACCTTCTTCTGCAGTTGCTGTTGCAGCAGTTATCAAGAGAAAAGATTTGTTTAAGAATCAAAAAGTTGGGGTAATTGTTTCGGGTGGAAATGTAGATTTTGATAATTTACCTTTCTAA
- a CDS encoding DUF6428 family protein: MKLSDIKNALAQVETVEFILPNGSKVPAHFHVTEVGKVEKHFIDCGGTTRKEARINFQLWEDVDYDHRLAPQKLINIIELSASTLGLTDEEIEVEYQGETIGKYDLEFKDGSFYLLNTKTDCLAKDKCGIPVAKEEKKKVSLASLGGKAEGGCCSPYTGCC, from the coding sequence ATGAAATTATCAGATATAAAAAATGCATTAGCACAGGTTGAAACGGTAGAATTTATTTTACCTAATGGATCAAAAGTTCCGGCTCACTTTCACGTAACAGAAGTGGGTAAAGTTGAAAAACACTTTATTGATTGTGGAGGAACCACTAGAAAAGAGGCACGAATAAATTTTCAGCTATGGGAAGATGTTGACTACGATCATAGATTAGCTCCTCAAAAATTGATCAATATTATTGAACTTTCAGCGTCTACTTTAGGACTTACAGATGAAGAAATTGAAGTAGAATATCAAGGTGAGACTATAGGCAAATATGATCTTGAATTTAAAGATGGGTCATTTTATTTACTGAATACTAAAACAGATTGCCTAGCAAAAGATAAATGTGGAATTCCTGTTGCTAAGGAAGAAAAGAAAAAAGTAAGTTTAGCCTCATTGGGTGGAAAAGCTGAAGGCGGTTGTTGCTCACCATATACCGGATGTTGTTAA
- a CDS encoding heavy-metal-associated domain-containing protein yields the protein MKNILSIIFVLFLSASFGQEKAPKVQQISFKTSAQCGMCKERIEEELNYTKGIIFAELDVDSQILTVKYKTKFLNQEKVKYLVTKIGYNAGEFPRDNKAYEKLPKCCQDGGHK from the coding sequence ATGAAAAATATATTATCAATCATTTTTGTATTGTTCCTATCAGCTTCATTTGGGCAGGAAAAAGCACCTAAAGTGCAACAAATCTCATTTAAAACATCTGCTCAATGCGGAATGTGTAAAGAGAGAATAGAAGAAGAATTAAACTACACCAAAGGAATCATTTTTGCTGAATTAGATGTAGATTCTCAAATTCTAACGGTGAAGTATAAAACCAAATTTTTAAATCAAGAAAAGGTAAAATATTTGGTGACTAAAATCGGTTACAATGCCGGTGAATTTCCAAGAGATAATAAGGCTTATGAAAAGTTGCCAAAGTGCTGTCAGGATGGCGGTCACAAATAA
- a CDS encoding TonB-dependent receptor: protein MKYKIFKWTIMVCVLSISAIAHAQHVHGKVVSISETGEEIPIPFAKVKWKNQDGGAITDSLGNFGLHAQQLPDTLIIASVGYKTMAFSIVEGGMDYKINLNSATLLKGVVVQGKNLGKMIDLKDPMNIETIGSEELRKAACCNLSESFETNASVDVNITDAVSGAKKIQMLGLDGIYTQMQWENIPLVRGLSTSYGLMFTPGTWIESIQITKGTGSVVNGYETMAGLINLKIKQPADAEKLYVNVYGNKFSRAEINVHGAQHINDKWKTMTFIHGSNQFVETDVNNDGFKDDPVGFLLAGMNRWEYTGKNFETRFGIKATYMKKEGGQIGYQYSQDPINPKWGAKFETKHLEGFMKNGFFFKNRKFGSLGLIHQLKYHDMANVYGNTSYDGTQKKYYFNGIFSDIIKNTNHNYKTGLSFIVDNYNQTYNDSNFVKTEIVPGAFFEYTYNHMDKFIAVAGVRGDYHNLYGPLLAPRLHLKWNAGKKSALRLSVGRGFRVPNPYADYNSLMASNRQWIVDPNIQPEDAISSGLTYVQKFLIGDNVSSFSVDYFYTHFNNQLITDMDVDPGELHVYNTNATSYSHSVQTELNLQPIKNFDVRMAFKYYDVKAEFNGVLQQKAFVPKFRVLANVGYTTRNKKWSFDVTGNWVGRKRLPSTAANPIEYRRSDESVDYWLLSSQITYRLKRISFYVGGENLLNVIQNGAIISADDPFGSYFDATQLWAPIRGFNVYAGLHFELKHKKK, encoded by the coding sequence ATGAAATATAAAATTTTTAAGTGGACCATTATGGTCTGCGTATTATCAATTAGTGCAATTGCGCATGCACAACATGTTCACGGTAAAGTGGTCTCTATTTCAGAAACAGGAGAGGAGATTCCAATACCTTTTGCCAAAGTAAAGTGGAAAAATCAAGATGGAGGAGCCATTACAGATTCACTTGGAAACTTTGGTTTACACGCGCAACAACTACCCGATACACTTATTATTGCTTCGGTAGGTTATAAAACTATGGCTTTTTCTATTGTAGAAGGAGGAATGGATTACAAAATCAATTTGAATTCAGCTACACTTTTAAAAGGCGTTGTAGTGCAGGGTAAAAACCTTGGTAAAATGATTGATTTAAAAGATCCAATGAATATTGAAACAATTGGATCTGAAGAGCTCAGAAAAGCTGCTTGTTGTAATCTTTCTGAATCATTTGAAACGAACGCCTCAGTGGATGTCAATATCACAGATGCGGTTTCAGGTGCTAAGAAAATTCAAATGTTAGGGCTAGATGGAATCTATACGCAGATGCAATGGGAGAATATTCCTTTGGTTCGTGGATTGTCTACTTCTTATGGTCTTATGTTTACTCCGGGTACCTGGATTGAGTCTATTCAAATTACTAAGGGAACCGGTTCTGTTGTAAATGGATACGAAACCATGGCAGGATTGATTAATCTAAAAATAAAACAACCGGCTGATGCAGAGAAGCTATATGTCAATGTTTATGGCAACAAGTTTTCACGGGCCGAAATAAACGTTCATGGAGCCCAGCACATCAATGATAAATGGAAAACCATGACTTTTATTCATGGTTCTAATCAATTCGTTGAGACTGATGTTAACAATGATGGATTTAAAGATGATCCCGTAGGCTTTTTATTGGCCGGCATGAATCGCTGGGAATATACAGGTAAAAACTTTGAAACTCGATTTGGGATCAAGGCCACTTACATGAAAAAAGAAGGAGGTCAAATTGGATATCAATATAGTCAGGATCCAATAAATCCCAAGTGGGGAGCGAAATTTGAAACAAAGCATCTTGAAGGCTTTATGAAGAATGGTTTTTTCTTTAAAAATAGAAAGTTTGGCTCCCTGGGGTTGATTCATCAATTGAAGTATCATGATATGGCCAATGTTTATGGGAATACCAGTTATGATGGAACACAGAAAAAATATTATTTCAATGGTATCTTTTCTGACATCATTAAAAATACCAACCATAACTATAAAACGGGACTGAGTTTTATTGTGGATAATTACAATCAAACCTACAATGATTCAAACTTTGTGAAAACAGAAATAGTACCGGGAGCATTTTTTGAATATACCTATAATCATATGGATAAATTCATTGCAGTAGCAGGAGTTAGAGGTGATTATCACAATTTGTATGGACCCCTGTTAGCTCCACGTTTACATTTGAAGTGGAATGCTGGTAAAAAAAGTGCTTTGCGCTTATCAGTAGGTAGAGGATTTAGAGTTCCAAATCCATATGCTGATTACAACAGTTTAATGGCATCCAACAGACAGTGGATAGTGGATCCAAATATTCAACCTGAAGATGCGATTAGTTCAGGTTTGACTTACGTTCAGAAGTTTTTAATTGGTGATAATGTGAGTAGTTTTTCAGTAGATTATTTCTACACACATTTTAATAATCAATTAATCACTGATATGGATGTAGATCCGGGAGAATTGCATGTTTATAACACAAACGCAACTTCCTATTCGCATAGTGTTCAGACAGAGTTGAATCTTCAGCCAATTAAGAATTTTGACGTCAGGATGGCATTTAAGTATTATGATGTTAAAGCTGAGTTTAATGGTGTGTTACAACAAAAAGCATTTGTTCCAAAGTTTAGAGTTTTGGCAAATGTCGGATACACAACCAGAAACAAAAAGTGGAGTTTTGATGTAACCGGAAACTGGGTTGGAAGAAAACGTTTACCATCAACAGCCGCCAATCCTATTGAATACAGAAGGTCTGATGAATCTGTTGATTATTGGTTGTTGAGTAGTCAAATAACTTATAGATTGAAAAGAATAAGTTTTTATGTAGGTGGAGAAAACCTTTTAAATGTTATTCAAAACGGAGCGATTATTTCTGCGGACGATCCGTTTGGTTCATATTTTGATGCTACTCAGTTGTGGGCACCAATTAGAGGCTTTAATGTTTACGCAGGATTACATTTTGAATTAAAACACAAGAAAAAATAA
- a CDS encoding ArsR/SmtB family transcription factor, with protein MGTTKKELFSERQNKIAGLAKALGHPARIAIIEQMLNSEDCITNDLVNELGLAQATISQHLKALKDEGIIQGTISGVKTCYCINESTWNEISEQFDLLFKSYNGCNSSCKQ; from the coding sequence ATGGGAACAACAAAAAAAGAGCTTTTTTCGGAGCGACAAAATAAGATTGCCGGTTTAGCAAAAGCACTTGGACATCCTGCACGAATTGCAATTATTGAGCAGATGTTAAACAGTGAAGATTGCATTACCAATGATTTGGTAAATGAGCTTGGTCTAGCACAAGCAACCATCAGTCAACATTTAAAAGCATTGAAAGACGAAGGCATCATTCAAGGAACCATAAGTGGAGTAAAAACATGCTACTGTATCAATGAGTCTACCTGGAATGAAATAAGCGAACAATTTGATTTGTTGTTCAAATCATATAATGGATGTAACAGTAGTTGTAAACAATAG
- a CDS encoding HYC_CC_PP family protein, protein MITRIKAIFFLTLFLLSTAGTYASIHHCGGEITDISILSVAKCDHQKKDKQEEEKSHCKSKCCKHEEQKQEATHCDHSTKSENNCCSTEIVDLAKTKLTQTASDDVKLISKILPSFYDFYFEHPYVLFRSTGIAYVPPNSERDICVEVQCFRI, encoded by the coding sequence ATGATTACAAGAATTAAAGCCATATTCTTTTTGACTTTATTCTTGCTTTCAACGGCAGGAACGTATGCTTCTATTCATCATTGTGGAGGAGAAATAACTGATATTTCAATTCTTTCAGTGGCAAAATGTGATCATCAGAAAAAAGATAAACAAGAAGAAGAAAAGTCACATTGTAAATCAAAATGCTGTAAGCACGAAGAGCAAAAGCAAGAAGCAACACATTGTGATCATTCAACTAAATCTGAGAACAACTGCTGTTCAACTGAAATAGTTGATTTGGCTAAGACAAAGTTGACACAAACAGCTTCGGATGATGTGAAGTTGATTTCAAAGATATTGCCTTCATTCTATGACTTTTATTTCGAACATCCTTATGTACTTTTTAGATCTACAGGGATCGCTTATGTTCCGCCAAATAGTGAACGGGATATATGTGTAGAAGTACAGTGTTTCAGAATATGA
- a CDS encoding protein-tyrosine-phosphatase, translating into MNAISENLTQFIEARKGEFELISDSRKNQLDQFAAYISEKRKTGEVQLIFICTHNSRRSHLSHIWCQIAAEYHGIEEVKAFSGGTEATSMFPQLVNTFEKQGLTVVKNTEGQNPEYQISFASDRPPIIAFSKIYDDPFNPQENFGAVMVCSNADENCPFIPTCDRRISLPYEDPKEFDGSAQMEEGYLNRSTEIAREFFYLFSKVN; encoded by the coding sequence ATGAATGCTATTAGTGAGAATTTAACTCAATTCATTGAAGCCAGAAAAGGAGAATTTGAATTGATTTCTGATAGTCGAAAAAATCAGTTGGATCAATTTGCAGCTTACATTTCAGAGAAACGTAAAACAGGCGAGGTTCAATTGATTTTCATTTGTACACACAATTCTAGAAGAAGTCATTTATCTCATATATGGTGTCAAATTGCTGCTGAGTACCACGGGATTGAAGAAGTAAAAGCTTTTTCAGGAGGAACAGAAGCCACTTCAATGTTTCCTCAACTGGTGAATACTTTTGAAAAACAAGGTTTGACAGTTGTAAAGAATACTGAAGGTCAAAATCCAGAATACCAAATTTCATTTGCTTCAGATCGACCTCCCATAATTGCTTTCTCTAAAATTTATGATGATCCTTTCAACCCTCAAGAAAATTTTGGTGCGGTTATGGTTTGTTCAAATGCAGATGAAAATTGTCCTTTCATTCCAACATGTGACAGGAGAATTTCATTGCCATATGAAGACCCCAAAGAATTTGACGGAAGTGCCCAAATGGAAGAAGGCTATTTAAATAGATCTACAGAAATAGCCAGAGAATTCTTTTATTTATTTTCAAAAGTAAATTAG